One genomic segment of Vibrio fluvialis includes these proteins:
- a CDS encoding YoaH family protein, protein MFDDIPTLSHAEQQAAVEKIQALMAQGISTAEAIKIVAQEIRQQQTEQQTKE, encoded by the coding sequence ATGTTTGACGATATACCAACTCTCTCTCACGCCGAACAGCAGGCGGCAGTAGAAAAGATTCAGGCGCTTATGGCGCAAGGAATCAGCACTGCAGAAGCAATAAAAATCGTTGCTCAAGAAATAAGACAACAACAAACAGAGCAACAAACCAAAGAATAG
- the vxrB gene encoding response regulator transcription factor VxrB — protein sequence MKQTLLLVEDDKNLADGLLVSLEQAGYDCLHAETIAGVKQYWEKADLVILDRQLPDGDSVQHLADWKKLKDVPVILLTALVTVKDKVTGLDAGANDYLTKPFAEAELFARVRAQLRSPENEDQDDSKVVTENLTIDKATREVYFNGESVTLTRTEFDLLLFLASNLGRVFTRDELLDHVWGYNHFPTTRTVDTHVLQLRQKLPGLEIETLRGVGYKMKA from the coding sequence GTGAAACAGACATTGCTTCTCGTTGAAGATGATAAAAACCTAGCTGACGGACTTCTGGTTAGTTTGGAGCAAGCAGGATATGACTGTTTACATGCAGAAACGATTGCTGGTGTAAAGCAATACTGGGAGAAAGCGGATTTAGTGATTCTGGACCGCCAGCTACCTGATGGTGATTCAGTACAACACTTGGCTGATTGGAAAAAACTGAAAGATGTCCCTGTGATTCTTTTAACTGCATTGGTGACGGTTAAAGATAAAGTAACAGGTCTGGACGCAGGTGCGAATGATTACCTGACTAAACCTTTTGCCGAAGCAGAACTCTTTGCACGCGTGCGCGCTCAACTTCGTTCGCCTGAAAATGAAGATCAAGACGACAGCAAAGTGGTCACCGAGAACCTGACGATTGATAAAGCAACACGAGAAGTCTATTTCAACGGCGAATCGGTAACACTGACTCGTACTGAATTCGATCTACTGCTGTTTTTGGCAAGCAATTTAGGCCGTGTATTTACCCGTGACGAGCTGCTGGACCACGTTTGGGGTTACAACCATTTCCCAACAACCCGTACTGTAGATACTCACGTACTTCAGTTGCGCCAAAAGTTACCCGGTCTGGAAATCGAAACCCTACGTGGTGTCGGTTACAAGATGAAAGCGTAA
- a CDS encoding SPOR domain-containing protein, which translates to MKKVAIVGLSALLAACSSGSYITDVTTESHTEEYAVAEVPQPVVSDEGTAVGVTEQNVEMNVIKMAPTDNDKKVVKMSPQTQAKPAVAITPPTAKQVAMNPRYGFTIQVVAVGTQNKVDHFANNLPKDGQPIWENYKVVNGTKWYTVLYGDYATRKEAAEAITTLPSEFQSLKPFVKSIDSIKNSEFPTLNKLN; encoded by the coding sequence ATGAAAAAAGTTGCAATTGTTGGCTTGTCAGCGTTACTCGCTGCTTGTTCCTCGGGAAGCTACATCACAGATGTGACCACGGAAAGTCATACGGAAGAATATGCGGTAGCTGAAGTACCTCAACCAGTTGTTTCAGACGAAGGAACAGCAGTAGGTGTGACAGAACAAAACGTTGAAATGAACGTCATCAAGATGGCGCCAACTGACAACGATAAGAAAGTGGTTAAAATGAGCCCGCAAACTCAGGCGAAACCTGCAGTTGCCATCACGCCTCCGACAGCTAAGCAAGTTGCGATGAATCCTCGCTACGGTTTTACGATTCAGGTCGTTGCTGTAGGCACTCAGAACAAAGTGGATCACTTTGCCAACAATCTGCCAAAAGATGGCCAGCCGATTTGGGAAAACTACAAAGTTGTAAACGGAACAAAATGGTACACCGTGCTTTATGGTGACTACGCGACGCGCAAAGAAGCAGCGGAAGCGATTACCACGCTACCAAGTGAGTTCCAGTCTCTGAAACCTTTTGTGAAGAGCATTGACTCAATTAAAAACTCTGAGTTCCCGACGCTGAATAAGCTTAACTAA
- a CDS encoding D-alanine--D-alanine ligase, whose amino-acid sequence MTKTTILLLCGGGSSEHEVSLVSANYLQQQLSQTPEFDVFRVEMKKEGWFSDCGEIVYLDTNSATLNGEGLSIKIDFVVPCIHGYPGETGDIQSMFELAGIPYLGCGPEASSNSFNKITSKLWYDALGIPNTPYLFLSENNADALKSSQEAFANWGSLFIKAARQGSSVGCYKVTKEDQIAPAIDAAFSYSEQVLVEKAVKPRELEVAAYEMGGKVFITKPGEIIAPEDAFYSYEEKYSTDSHSRTEVEAGNLTDDQQTLIHSVAEKVFTHMKLRHLSRIDFFLTPEGQVYLNEVNTFPGMTPISMFPKMLEHNGHKFADFLADCVRTSLTPKA is encoded by the coding sequence ATGACAAAAACGACTATCTTACTTTTGTGTGGCGGCGGCTCTTCTGAACATGAAGTGTCGCTGGTTTCTGCTAACTATTTGCAGCAGCAATTATCACAAACTCCTGAATTTGATGTGTTCAGGGTTGAAATGAAAAAAGAGGGATGGTTCTCTGATTGCGGTGAGATAGTATATCTGGATACAAACTCAGCCACATTGAATGGCGAAGGTTTATCAATCAAGATCGATTTTGTTGTGCCGTGTATCCATGGTTACCCGGGTGAAACGGGCGACATTCAATCCATGTTTGAACTTGCTGGTATTCCTTACTTAGGCTGTGGCCCAGAAGCCAGTTCAAATAGCTTTAACAAAATTACATCCAAACTATGGTACGACGCGTTAGGTATTCCAAACACACCTTATCTGTTCTTGTCAGAAAACAATGCGGATGCACTAAAGTCGAGCCAAGAAGCATTTGCTAATTGGGGCAGTCTCTTTATAAAAGCTGCGCGTCAAGGGTCTTCTGTTGGCTGTTACAAGGTCACAAAAGAGGACCAAATTGCTCCCGCTATTGATGCCGCATTTAGTTATTCAGAGCAAGTACTGGTTGAGAAGGCCGTTAAACCCCGTGAACTGGAAGTCGCCGCCTATGAAATGGGTGGTAAGGTTTTTATCACCAAACCTGGTGAAATTATTGCTCCTGAAGATGCGTTTTACAGTTACGAGGAAAAGTACAGTACCGACAGCCACTCGCGCACTGAAGTGGAAGCGGGTAATTTGACTGACGACCAACAAACTTTGATTCACAGTGTTGCTGAGAAAGTCTTCACCCACATGAAACTGCGTCATTTGTCGCGTATTGATTTCTTCTTAACACCAGAAGGTCAGGTTTATCTCAATGAGGTAAACACTTTCCCAGGCATGACGCCGATTTCAATGTTCCCTAAAATGCTTGAACATAACGGCCATAAGTTTGCCGATTTCCTGGCAGATTGTGTTCGCACCTCACTTACTCCCAAGGCTTAA
- the yciH gene encoding stress response translation initiation inhibitor YciH, with translation MTLVYSTDVGRIKQEPEKAERPKGDGIVRIHKETKGRKGKGVCIIKGLDLDDAPLKLLAAELKKVCGCGGSVKDGEIEIQGDMRDKIKAMLEKKGFKVKLAGG, from the coding sequence ATGACACTCGTATATTCGACAGACGTCGGCCGAATTAAGCAGGAACCAGAGAAAGCAGAACGTCCTAAAGGTGATGGTATTGTCCGTATTCACAAAGAAACGAAAGGACGTAAAGGTAAAGGTGTCTGCATCATCAAAGGACTAGACCTGGATGACGCGCCGCTTAAGCTGCTTGCCGCCGAACTCAAGAAAGTCTGCGGTTGTGGTGGTTCGGTTAAAGATGGTGAAATCGAAATCCAAGGCGACATGCGAGACAAAATTAAAGCGATGCTTGAGAAGAAAGGCTTTAAAGTCAAGCTAGCCGGCGGCTAA
- a CDS encoding conjugal transfer protein TraF: MNNKIKLLALSVALAAPSALAANYAVEARGDAMGGVGVVSANYLTAPFYNPAIVAIYRRNDDAGMILPSIGGSYNDPDKMVDGLDQISSILDSNDVSRVDELQSAMNDVSGDVLSAHLGGVVAFGIPNQYLAMNIFGKAYTESFATTNIADSCPSYSEGSDECTFEKAQNSTVNAVSVAVTEVGISLAKYQTFMGQHLSFGISPKLQRIYTYVYEASISDYDFKDLRENSTGETTFNIDAGALWFYGPFRIGFAATNLISRDIETKTVASKVSGNPNLQYSYQIRPQYTVGVGLVADYVTLSVDYDLNEDERYKSFADNTQMIRVGGEIDLLRQLKLRAGYYKNLAYSGSEGTVTAGVGISPLNLFQLDIGASYTNEQAMGAYVNFLASY; encoded by the coding sequence ATGAATAATAAAATCAAACTTCTCGCACTGTCTGTCGCATTGGCAGCACCAAGTGCTCTCGCAGCCAACTACGCCGTTGAAGCTCGCGGTGATGCAATGGGTGGTGTTGGCGTCGTATCAGCAAACTATTTGACCGCTCCTTTCTACAACCCAGCGATTGTTGCAATATACCGCCGCAATGACGATGCCGGTATGATCCTGCCAAGTATCGGTGGTTCGTATAATGACCCAGATAAAATGGTCGACGGCCTTGATCAGATCTCAAGCATTCTCGATAGCAATGACGTTTCTCGTGTCGACGAACTACAGAGTGCAATGAATGACGTCAGTGGCGATGTTCTAAGCGCACATCTTGGTGGCGTGGTGGCATTTGGTATTCCAAACCAATATCTGGCCATGAACATTTTTGGTAAGGCTTACACTGAATCATTTGCAACAACCAATATTGCCGATAGTTGCCCGAGTTATAGCGAAGGCTCCGACGAGTGTACGTTCGAAAAAGCCCAGAACAGCACCGTTAATGCGGTATCTGTCGCTGTAACCGAAGTAGGGATTTCATTAGCCAAATATCAAACCTTTATGGGACAGCACCTTTCGTTTGGTATCAGCCCGAAATTGCAACGTATCTACACATACGTGTATGAAGCCAGCATCAGCGATTATGACTTTAAAGATCTTCGCGAAAACAGCACGGGCGAAACAACGTTCAATATTGATGCTGGTGCCTTGTGGTTCTATGGCCCATTTCGAATCGGTTTTGCAGCAACCAACTTGATCAGTCGAGACATTGAAACCAAAACCGTAGCGTCAAAAGTTTCAGGCAATCCCAATCTGCAGTACTCCTATCAGATTCGTCCACAGTACACGGTTGGTGTCGGTTTGGTTGCCGACTATGTCACTCTGAGCGTGGACTACGATCTCAACGAAGACGAGCGTTACAAAAGTTTTGCAGACAACACGCAAATGATTCGTGTCGGTGGTGAAATTGATTTACTACGCCAGCTAAAACTGCGTGCTGGTTATTACAAAAATCTGGCCTACAGCGGTAGTGAAGGGACGGTAACGGCTGGTGTGGGTATTTCGCCACTCAACCTATTCCAATTAGATATTGGCGCAAGTTACACCAATGAACAAGCAATGGGTGCTTACGTAAACTTCCTTGCGAGTTATTAA
- a CDS encoding bifunctional acetate--CoA ligase family protein/GNAT family N-acetyltransferase, whose translation MNNLSQLLKPKSVAVIGASIRPFRAGNIVMKNLLQGGFDGAIMPVTPYYPSVCGVLAYKTIDALPLVPDIAILCTHASRNISIFRQLAEKGVSNVVVLSSDMYSLDAQGREIQEQCSAIAKEAGMRVLGPNSLGLILPWINFNGSFSPVTALKGNIAFISQSAAVCTTILDWANDKEIGFSAFVSLGNASDIDFSDLLDCLSTDKYTDAILLYIDTIKDARRFMSAARAASRNRRILVLKGGRTSAGRKAAQMHTGGDDTLDIIYDSAIRRTGMLRVNNTHELFAAVETLTHSVPLRGERLAIITNGGGPAIMAIDTLLERGGKLAELEESVYEKLNQCLPQSWSHSNPIDIVGDGDHTRYVNALKAVLDSETIDAILIMHSPSAIAHSEQTAQAIVDVIKAHPRSPRFNILTNWSGEMTAKPARQIFNQAGIPTYRTPESAVVAFMHLVEYRRNQKQLMETPTTAEAVHVSEVNSAKQWIEEHLESNNLVHLDTHQIGTLLRCFNFNVLPTWIASDASEAVHIAETIGYPVAVKLRSPDIAHKSDVQGVMLNLRNSTEVANAAQAILDRTQISYPSANIHGLLVQGMAKLAGGEELRIKVKNDTTFGPVILLGQGGSEWNESIDAAAALPPLNMTLARYLIVRAIRSGKIRLQKLPVPIDIEGLSEFLVRISQMVVECPQVHELDIHPVLVNGSQFTILDADLTLKRFEGDAQSRLAIRPYPSEMAEDVQAKDGELVTIRPILPEDEPDHAAFIKKVSKEDLYKRFFSDVGEFHHEALANLTQIDYDREMAFVAVSHQGDKDEIIGVSRALINPENTDAEFAILIRSDLKGKGLGKILMGKIIDYCRHKGTTQMSGMTMPTNRGMLTLAQRLGFEVDIHFEDGTADMVLPLNP comes from the coding sequence ATGAATAATTTAAGTCAGTTACTGAAGCCTAAATCCGTTGCGGTGATTGGTGCCTCTATCCGCCCATTCCGTGCCGGCAATATTGTGATGAAGAATTTGCTGCAAGGAGGCTTTGATGGCGCCATTATGCCAGTGACTCCCTATTATCCCTCCGTTTGTGGCGTCCTTGCGTACAAAACCATTGATGCGCTGCCGTTAGTTCCGGATATCGCAATTTTATGCACTCACGCGTCACGTAATATTTCCATTTTTCGTCAGTTGGCCGAAAAAGGCGTATCCAACGTCGTTGTCCTCTCTTCCGATATGTATTCACTGGATGCTCAGGGGCGAGAAATCCAAGAACAATGTAGCGCCATCGCCAAAGAGGCAGGAATGCGTGTCCTTGGGCCCAACAGCTTGGGACTGATTCTGCCCTGGATCAATTTCAATGGCTCTTTCTCTCCCGTGACTGCGCTTAAAGGCAACATTGCTTTCATTTCACAATCAGCGGCTGTATGCACCACGATTCTTGATTGGGCAAACGATAAAGAGATCGGGTTCTCTGCTTTTGTTTCCTTAGGTAACGCCAGTGACATCGACTTTTCCGACCTGCTCGACTGTCTCAGCACTGACAAATATACCGATGCCATTCTGCTTTACATTGATACAATTAAAGACGCGAGACGCTTTATGTCAGCAGCGCGTGCAGCATCACGCAACCGGCGGATATTGGTTCTGAAAGGCGGACGCACGAGCGCCGGACGCAAGGCCGCGCAAATGCATACCGGCGGCGATGACACACTGGACATCATTTACGATTCAGCCATTCGACGCACGGGTATGTTGAGAGTAAACAACACGCATGAGTTGTTCGCTGCCGTAGAAACCTTGACTCATTCAGTCCCTCTCCGCGGCGAGCGCTTGGCGATCATCACCAACGGCGGCGGGCCGGCAATTATGGCGATTGATACATTGTTAGAGCGAGGCGGGAAACTGGCCGAGCTTGAAGAAAGTGTGTACGAAAAGTTGAATCAGTGCTTACCGCAGAGCTGGTCGCACAGTAATCCTATCGACATTGTTGGCGACGGCGACCATACCCGTTATGTGAATGCACTTAAAGCCGTACTGGATAGCGAGACTATTGATGCCATTCTGATCATGCATAGCCCCTCAGCAATTGCTCATTCTGAACAGACGGCTCAAGCTATTGTCGATGTAATTAAAGCGCATCCTCGTTCACCACGATTTAATATTCTGACCAACTGGTCTGGCGAAATGACGGCCAAGCCAGCGCGGCAGATTTTTAATCAAGCTGGTATTCCGACTTATCGTACTCCCGAGAGTGCAGTCGTGGCCTTCATGCACTTGGTCGAGTACCGCCGCAACCAAAAACAACTGATGGAGACCCCAACCACGGCGGAAGCGGTCCATGTCTCAGAAGTGAACAGTGCCAAACAATGGATAGAAGAACATCTGGAGAGTAATAATCTGGTTCACCTTGATACCCACCAGATTGGCACTTTGCTGAGATGTTTTAACTTCAATGTGCTACCGACCTGGATAGCATCTGATGCCAGCGAAGCCGTGCATATTGCTGAAACGATTGGTTATCCGGTTGCGGTAAAGCTGCGCTCACCGGACATTGCCCATAAATCCGATGTTCAGGGTGTCATGCTCAATCTGCGCAACAGCACTGAAGTCGCCAACGCAGCGCAGGCGATCTTAGACCGAACACAGATCTCCTACCCATCAGCCAACATTCACGGCTTACTTGTCCAAGGCATGGCTAAACTCGCTGGCGGTGAAGAGCTGCGAATTAAAGTGAAAAACGACACCACATTCGGCCCAGTGATCCTGCTTGGCCAAGGAGGATCAGAGTGGAATGAATCGATCGATGCCGCCGCGGCCTTACCGCCTCTCAATATGACGCTGGCGCGTTATTTGATTGTGCGGGCTATTCGCAGCGGGAAGATTCGTCTGCAGAAATTGCCTGTGCCGATAGACATTGAAGGTTTGTCTGAATTTCTGGTCCGAATTTCCCAAATGGTGGTGGAATGCCCACAAGTTCACGAACTGGATATTCATCCAGTATTGGTAAATGGCAGTCAATTTACCATCCTCGATGCAGATTTAACGCTCAAACGTTTTGAAGGCGACGCACAAAGCAGACTGGCGATTCGCCCTTATCCTTCAGAGATGGCGGAAGACGTTCAGGCCAAAGACGGCGAGCTGGTGACCATTCGGCCAATTCTTCCTGAAGATGAACCCGATCACGCCGCATTTATTAAGAAAGTAAGTAAAGAGGACCTTTATAAACGCTTTTTCTCTGATGTCGGTGAATTTCATCACGAAGCGCTAGCCAACCTGACCCAGATTGACTACGACCGGGAGATGGCGTTTGTTGCGGTAAGCCATCAGGGCGATAAAGATGAGATCATTGGCGTTTCGCGCGCTTTGATTAATCCAGAGAACACCGATGCCGAATTTGCGATTCTGATTCGATCCGATCTCAAAGGAAAAGGATTAGGTAAAATTTTGATGGGCAAGATCATAGATTACTGCCGCCACAAAGGCACAACACAGATGTCGGGAATGACAATGCCAACCAACCGAGGCATGTTAACTTTGGCTCAGCGACTCGGATTTGAAGTCGATATCCATTTTGAGGATGGTACGGCAGATATGGTACTGCCACTCAATCCTTAG
- a CDS encoding DUF3319 domain-containing protein, with translation MAIATYRGFTLKSAPNSTEVWQVQIKNHVLTGNLAAVKKSIDWWCDTASIIDPREFESVGRKREVAAGTQENFNGFSLKNDTGEANGWYCFFNGRLIKGSKVAIQKHIEAFLLAKQRAETQHKK, from the coding sequence ATGGCTATAGCTACTTATAGAGGGTTTACCCTCAAATCTGCACCAAATTCAACTGAAGTATGGCAAGTTCAGATAAAAAACCATGTTTTGACCGGCAACCTTGCGGCAGTGAAGAAGAGTATCGATTGGTGGTGTGATACGGCATCAATTATCGATCCTCGCGAATTTGAATCGGTCGGCCGTAAACGAGAAGTTGCTGCAGGAACGCAAGAGAACTTCAACGGGTTCAGCCTCAAAAACGACACTGGTGAAGCAAATGGATGGTACTGCTTTTTTAATGGCCGCTTAATCAAAGGTTCTAAAGTTGCTATTCAAAAACACATCGAAGCTTTTTTGCTTGCTAAACAGCGAGCAGAAACACAACACAAGAAGTAG
- the vxrA gene encoding sensor histidine kinase VxrA, which produces MICRRFKLIKAILRTLVVVGLFTTSSSYADSLPERIDLFVSLFDYKSAAVSYDIRGIQNDYPTRLLTPDSMLPQTSAYPLKDIQQLYSLAQTCTGKLPLNPLVTEPLVFTRAICKGTQLPMRWFARSALIHPGGGTYASRYAEMHPDKLNELQQYMHIQERPKAAKDSLLGRLQSMNEDTMTALIAGAVMFGDDTELWLRKGDEYYVFDEETWNRNASKAGLSYSIATSESTCFVQRGNICWDIEDHSDLLRISMVALVIANILLVLGWSIYRWNSKRQEMKSRMLILQILTHELRTPIASLSLTVEGFRREFEHLPESVYDEFRRLCEDSRRLRQLAEASKDYLQSDNKPLATDWVPSVEEWLRYKVEEEFVDPVELKIDKDIAAKLNVYWLGTCVDNLIRNAVKYGVAPVTLEVTTKSNAVTIKVTDQGTLTNKDWRHLRKPFVSKSGLGLGLTIVESMVGRMGGTMTLVGPPTTFILEIPCETDIASR; this is translated from the coding sequence ATGATCTGCCGAAGATTCAAATTGATTAAAGCGATACTAAGAACCCTAGTCGTTGTAGGGCTGTTTACCACATCCTCCTCATACGCGGATTCTCTGCCTGAGCGCATAGATCTGTTCGTATCGCTATTTGACTATAAATCGGCGGCGGTCTCCTACGACATTCGCGGCATTCAGAATGATTATCCAACACGTTTGCTGACCCCAGACAGCATGCTGCCGCAAACATCAGCGTATCCATTAAAAGATATCCAGCAACTTTATAGTCTGGCTCAAACCTGTACCGGTAAACTGCCGCTGAACCCGCTGGTAACTGAACCTTTAGTGTTTACACGTGCCATATGTAAAGGTACCCAACTGCCGATGCGTTGGTTTGCAAGAAGTGCGTTGATCCATCCAGGCGGAGGCACTTATGCTTCACGATATGCTGAGATGCACCCGGACAAACTGAATGAGTTGCAGCAATACATGCATATTCAGGAACGCCCGAAAGCAGCGAAAGATTCATTGTTAGGCCGCTTGCAAAGTATGAATGAAGATACCATGACCGCGTTAATCGCTGGCGCGGTAATGTTTGGTGACGATACGGAACTTTGGCTGAGAAAAGGGGACGAATATTACGTTTTCGACGAAGAGACTTGGAACCGTAACGCCAGCAAAGCGGGGCTTTCCTACAGTATCGCAACCTCAGAAAGCACCTGTTTCGTACAGCGTGGTAACATTTGTTGGGATATAGAAGACCATTCTGACTTGCTGCGTATCAGCATGGTTGCCCTAGTCATTGCCAACATACTCTTGGTACTTGGCTGGTCAATTTATCGTTGGAATTCAAAGCGTCAGGAAATGAAGAGCCGAATGCTCATCCTGCAAATTCTGACTCATGAGCTGCGTACACCGATCGCAAGTCTCTCATTGACCGTAGAAGGATTTCGTCGCGAATTTGAACATTTGCCTGAGTCTGTATACGATGAGTTCCGTAGACTGTGTGAAGATTCACGCCGATTACGTCAATTAGCGGAAGCAAGCAAAGATTATTTGCAATCCGATAACAAACCTCTTGCAACAGACTGGGTTCCGTCGGTTGAAGAGTGGTTAAGATACAAAGTTGAAGAAGAGTTCGTAGATCCCGTAGAACTTAAAATAGACAAAGACATAGCGGCCAAACTCAATGTCTACTGGCTAGGAACCTGTGTAGATAATTTAATACGCAACGCGGTGAAATACGGCGTTGCTCCAGTGACACTAGAAGTAACAACAAAATCTAACGCTGTCACAATTAAGGTTACGGACCAAGGAACGCTTACAAACAAGGATTGGCGTCATTTACGCAAGCCATTTGTCAGTAAAAGTGGCTTAGGACTTGGCTTAACTATAGTAGAATCGATGGTCGGAAGAATGGGGGGAACAATGACCCTTGTTGGACCGCCGACCACTTTTATATTGGAGATACCCTGTGAAACAGACATTGCTTCTCGTTGA
- a CDS encoding DUF2861 family protein, with the protein MRKSALLMGTLLCVPLSTQAVEWFEKNTPLTQAHQHLLNNDLESMFASLVEVWQLEHNKSITAHLNDLLVQSLTVDCGKGLDSKPFPEWIKSVLIRRVDIQSPGRDAYQVIIDAKSKKNISDIRLTQWVDKPLSTDSTFTKTDSDNVTSSTISYLKRYNLNTKLSMGLYRLDITASDQESWSAWIIFGEPKAKQTVRWASKDQWIVEKNALLNRFCPLPKLGVSVFDYVDGKYKEIWSQSYESDYPTSLGLNNLPSDRYVLAVSMTHQRWQGPITIEQSQVISKTYDVSLEE; encoded by the coding sequence ATGCGGAAATCAGCATTGTTAATGGGCACGCTATTATGCGTGCCCTTATCTACACAAGCGGTCGAATGGTTTGAGAAAAACACGCCATTAACCCAAGCACACCAACATTTGCTCAATAACGACTTGGAAAGCATGTTCGCTTCCTTAGTTGAGGTGTGGCAGTTGGAGCACAACAAAAGCATAACTGCACATCTGAACGATCTGTTAGTTCAGTCACTGACTGTCGATTGTGGAAAAGGACTCGATTCCAAACCTTTCCCAGAGTGGATTAAGTCTGTTCTTATTCGTCGGGTCGACATACAAAGCCCTGGTCGAGACGCCTATCAAGTAATTATTGACGCGAAATCCAAAAAGAATATTTCTGACATTCGACTCACTCAGTGGGTAGATAAACCGTTATCCACAGACAGTACGTTCACCAAAACCGATAGTGACAACGTCACTAGCTCAACCATTTCCTATCTTAAACGTTACAACTTGAATACTAAGCTAAGTATGGGATTGTACCGACTGGATATTACGGCAAGTGATCAAGAATCCTGGAGCGCGTGGATTATATTTGGTGAACCCAAAGCGAAGCAAACTGTTCGCTGGGCATCCAAAGATCAGTGGATTGTGGAGAAAAATGCACTCCTAAATCGATTCTGTCCACTACCAAAACTTGGCGTGTCGGTCTTTGATTACGTAGACGGCAAATATAAGGAAATTTGGAGCCAGAGTTACGAATCGGATTACCCGACATCGCTAGGGCTAAATAATTTACCGTCCGATCGCTATGTTTTGGCAGTCTCGATGACCCATCAACGTTGGCAAGGGCCAATCACCATTGAGCAATCTCAAGTTATCAGCAAAACATATGACGTTTCGCTAGAGGAATAA
- a CDS encoding tyrosine-type recombinase/integrase, translated as MKKNLTVVTDQSILKQMLIDFGRLVTLEQFNQLTQHQYSRNSLLAFTKDWNLFLEFCQFRSVNAIPASITAVRQFIELEARSRKFSTLKRYTVTISLVHTLLGQRDPTTNSQVRTSLQRLRLDKHGDATQAQSFNQDHLSQLFGKLKDRQAIKTIRDLAIYHVMFECALKRSELKSLDASQLVRLNHEQPNLSLQMSGYTYSLSEQASQCLSKWLTCIEDTSGVLFRAIDRHGNVSTSPLDDSSIFRILRNAGRYLGDEQLRFSGQSTRIGAAKELAKQGYKAREIQEFGRWLSPAMPYQYIGDKNTAEREKLKFVKFKPWE; from the coding sequence ATGAAAAAAAACCTTACTGTCGTCACAGATCAAAGCATTTTAAAACAGATGCTTATCGATTTTGGTCGTCTAGTCACTCTCGAACAGTTCAATCAACTCACCCAACATCAGTACAGTCGCAATTCATTACTTGCGTTCACTAAAGACTGGAATCTATTTCTGGAATTCTGTCAATTTCGATCAGTTAACGCAATTCCTGCATCAATCACCGCAGTGCGTCAGTTCATTGAATTAGAGGCTCGTTCCAGAAAATTTAGCACTCTTAAACGTTACACGGTCACCATAAGTTTAGTTCACACCTTACTCGGCCAACGAGACCCGACAACGAATAGTCAGGTGCGCACATCGTTACAGCGACTACGGTTAGATAAACATGGCGATGCCACACAAGCTCAAAGTTTTAATCAAGACCATCTGAGTCAGCTATTTGGAAAGCTTAAAGATCGTCAGGCAATAAAAACGATCCGGGATCTTGCGATTTACCACGTTATGTTTGAGTGTGCGTTAAAGCGCTCAGAGCTTAAATCTCTCGATGCATCTCAGTTAGTTAGGCTTAATCACGAACAACCTAATTTGAGTTTGCAAATGTCAGGCTACACTTATTCGCTTTCTGAACAAGCGAGTCAATGTCTGTCGAAATGGCTCACCTGTATCGAAGATACAAGTGGCGTACTTTTCCGAGCTATCGATCGACATGGTAACGTTTCTACATCTCCACTTGATGATTCATCAATATTTCGGATCCTACGAAACGCAGGAAGATATTTGGGCGATGAACAATTGCGTTTCTCAGGACAATCAACGCGCATAGGAGCGGCGAAAGAACTGGCGAAACAAGGATATAAAGCGAGAGAGATTCAAGAATTCGGGCGTTGGCTCAGCCCTGCGATGCCTTATCAATACATTGGTGATAAAAATACCGCAGAGCGAGAGAAGCTAAAATTTGTGAAATTTAAGCCTTGGGAGTAA